The sequence GTATGTGTCGAATGCGCGCCTTCTGAGGGCCCCCGCCTGAGCCTCGCGCCCCGAAGCGAGACCCGAGCCGTGCCGTTCGCAGTCCACGGAACGAGCCTGCCCGCGCATGCGCTGCCCCGGCCGATCGCCGCCCGTAGCCATGCCGAGACGACACCCGGCCCACCAGCCCGAACAGTCTCCTCGACGAATGCCCCGTGCCCGGCGGACACCGCGCCGCGCACTCGACAGTGACGGAAAACCCCTGTGATCACCACGACGGGCCTCACGAAGGTCTACCAGTCGCGCGACCGTGAGGTCACCGCACTCGACGGCGTTGACCTGCACGTCCGCGAAGGCGAGGTGTACGGCGTCATCGGACAGAGCGGCGCCGGCAAGTCCTCCCTCATCCGCTGCGTCAACCTCCTGGAACGCCCCACCTCCGGCACCGTGACGGTGGCGGGCCAGGACCTCACCGCCCTCGCCGGCCGCGGCCGGCGGGCGAGCGCCGAGCTGCGCCGGGCGCGCACCCGCATCGGCATGGTCTTCCAGCACTTCAACCTGCTGGACTCCCGTACCGTCCTGGACAACATCGAACTGCCCCTGGAGATCCTCGGCGTCTCCGGCCAGGCACGCACCCGCAAGGCCGGGGAGCTGCTCGACCTGGTCGGCCTCGCCGACAAGGCGAAGGCCTACCCCGGACAGCTCTCCGGCGGCCAGAAGCAGCGCGTGGGCATCGCCCGCGCCCTCGCGGGCGACCCCCAGGTGCTGCTCTCGGACGAGGCGACCTCCGCGCTCGACCCCGAGACCACCCGCTCCGTCCTCCAGCTGCTGCGCGACCTCAACCAGCAGCTCGGCCTCACCGTCCTGCTCATCACCCACGAGATGGACGTCGTCAAGACCATCTGCGACTCCGCGGCGCTCATGCGGCGCGGCAGGATCGTCGAGTCCGGGACCGTCGGCGAACTCCTCGCCACCCCCGGCTCCGAACTGGCCCAGGAACTGTTCCCGGTCGGCGGGAGTGCCTCCGGCCCGGACCGTACGGTCGTCGACGTCACCTTCCAGGGGGAGTCGGCCTCCCAGCCGGTCATCTCCC is a genomic window of Streptomyces sp. YPW6 containing:
- a CDS encoding methionine ABC transporter ATP-binding protein, translating into MITTTGLTKVYQSRDREVTALDGVDLHVREGEVYGVIGQSGAGKSSLIRCVNLLERPTSGTVTVAGQDLTALAGRGRRASAELRRARTRIGMVFQHFNLLDSRTVLDNIELPLEILGVSGQARTRKAGELLDLVGLADKAKAYPGQLSGGQKQRVGIARALAGDPQVLLSDEATSALDPETTRSVLQLLRDLNQQLGLTVLLITHEMDVVKTICDSAALMRRGRIVESGTVGELLATPGSELAQELFPVGGSASGPDRTVVDVTFQGESASQPVISQLSRTYNIDISILGAAMDTVGGKQIGRMRIELPGRFEENVVPIGFLREQGLQAEVVDGGSAATAAAPLVPEQTPATITKEAVK